In Thermodesulfobacteriota bacterium, the genomic stretch AATGTAGATACGAAAATAGCAAGTCCAGAGGCTGATCCCACGGCAAGGGCGAATGCAAATTTATCCATTCTGGCAAATGCCTTTATCAGTAAATCTAAGCCGGTAAGCTTTTCGTTTTTGATTGTGAATAGTCTTGGGTGTAATGGTTGCGTGGTGGCAAGCGTTGATAATTCATCGACATCTGTTCTCTCAGCTTGAGAAATGTCTTCGTGGTATTCTTTATCTGTATTAACCTTCCATAGGTCATAATTAGCACCGCGTATATTTCTCACAGCCAACATCGCGGTCAGCATCGAATGATCTTGATTATTGTATTTATGCATACCATTTCGACCAACTAGCTGCAGGTTAACAAAATTGGCAAGGAATTGCTTGATTACCTCTAGGGATTCAAGATATGAGGAGTCATAAACAGGATAAGCTTTTGGCATTCGCACAACAGTCCCATTCTCTATTAGAGTTTTGTCTGCCAGTCCTAAAGATGTCAGTTCAGTTTTACCTAGCTCAATTAAATCTTCATCTGGCATGGTCCAAAGTCCGTCTCCTTCAAAACAGAAATATTCAAGACCCAGGCAGGTTTTATTTTGGTCCGGTACCATATCCGGACTCCAGTTCTTGAAATTCTGAATTCTGCCCAACCGTACGTTTGGATCGTGTATATAAATCCAGTTATCCTGAAACACCTCTTTCTTATTGACTATAAGAATCACCGTAAGAAAATCTCTATAATTGAGGTTCCTTGCAGCTTCAAGCACAGGATTAGGTGCAACAGGACTCAATTTGTTAATTAATTCTCTTACCGGCATGCTACTGATAAAGTGCGTACCACTTATAACTTCACTCTTCCCCTCTATATTTATTTCAAGCCGGGTGACTTTGTTGTCGGATAAGTATATTTTTTTAACATCTGCTCCTAAAAGAACCTTACTGCCATTGTCAATAACCCTATTTTTAACCTCATTCCACATCATTCCTGGTCCAAATCTTGGGTAATGGAAGGAATCAATCAGTGTTTTAATCGAGTTTTCTGAAGCAGTGTTTTTTTGTTTGAGTAAAGCAACCCTGAGTGCGGTGAAAAGGGAAAGACCCTTTATCCTCTGTGAAGCCCAATCAGCGCTTATTTCATTACATGAAATTCCCCATACCTTCTCGGTGTAGGTTTTAAAGAACATTTGGTATAGGCGCTTTCCAAAACGATTTGATACCCATTGTTCAAATGTTAATTCAGGCCTTTGAGGAAATAACTGAGACTTGATATAGCTGGTTATTACTAAAATACTGTTCCAAACTCCCAAGTTGAGGAGTGCATTTGAAATTCGGAACGGGTAGTAATAAAACTTTTCATCGTAATAGATTCGAGAAAGGCGGTTACGTTTGATAAAGTCAGATCCCAGAACTTCATTCCACATTTCTTCCACCGACTTAACTTTTGTGAAGAAGCGGTGTCCACCTATGTCAAAAAGATAACCATTGAAGTTAACTGTCCTTGCCAGACCTCCAACGGTGGTGTCCTTTTCGACCACTAATGATTCGATGCTAGCTTTACAAAGTTCATATGCGGCGGTGAGTCCGGCGGGTCCAGCACCTATGATTATTACCTTCTTATCATTAACTGCTTCATTGGACGCTTTCATCTGTTGTTATGATTTCATTTGATATAGGTTTATGATTACAATATCATAGAAAATCAATGTGATACGAGTCTATTTTCATTTGAATAAAGACTAATATTGTACCCGATTCTATGATTCTATATTATTTGAGGTAGTTTTAAATGTCTCACAAATCTCCCTTTTAAAGGTACACTTTTATTGATATAAAGCGGGGGGAGATGAGTATTCTCCTTTCGCTTTAACACTATAGAGAATTTCCTAATTAACTGAGGTAATTAATCCCCAATAGTCCGAAGTGTAGCAATCTTCTGGTGATCTTAATATTTTCTGAATTTCGTGAATATCATGAATCCATTGTTTTCTTAAATCTTTTATACCAGGGAGTCAATCTCAGCAGGCCCGATATAGCTGATTTTAGTTGAGCGCGCTCGGTTACTAGATTAATGCCCCCTTGCCTAGCGTAAAATTCTGATGTTGTTATGTTTGGATCAAGTGCCCTTCCTTCACTCGTAAGTTTAACAACTCGATCTCCCGCAAAGGCGATATTAGCCTTTTTTTCAGCGATCATGAAATCACCCTGTACTACATAGCTTGCTAAAGCACCTCCAGTAGTAGGATGCCCAAGGATCGAAATATAAGGTAGACCAGCGTCTTTAAGCTTCAAAACCGAAAGGATGGTCTTAGGCATTTGGTATAGGGCAACTGTTCCCTCGTGCATCCTAGCGCCGCCCGTAGAAGACACTGAGATCAGAGGTAACCTTCTATTTATAGCATAATCGACGATCATTTTCATCTTTTCTCCAAACACAGATCCCATTGACCCTCCCAT encodes the following:
- a CDS encoding FAD-dependent oxidoreductase produces the protein MKASNEAVNDKKVIIIGAGPAGLTAAYELCKASIESLVVEKDTTVGGLARTVNFNGYLFDIGGHRFFTKVKSVEEMWNEVLGSDFIKRNRLSRIYYDEKFYYYPFRISNALLNLGVWNSILVITSYIKSQLFPQRPELTFEQWVSNRFGKRLYQMFFKTYTEKVWGISCNEISADWASQRIKGLSLFTALRVALLKQKNTASENSIKTLIDSFHYPRFGPGMMWNEVKNRVIDNGSKVLLGADVKKIYLSDNKVTRLEINIEGKSEVISGTHFISSMPVRELINKLSPVAPNPVLEAARNLNYRDFLTVILIVNKKEVFQDNWIYIHDPNVRLGRIQNFKNWSPDMVPDQNKTCLGLEYFCFEGDGLWTMPDEDLIELGKTELTSLGLADKTLIENGTVVRMPKAYPVYDSSYLESLEVIKQFLANFVNLQLVGRNGMHKYNNQDHSMLTAMLAVRNIRGANYDLWKVNTDKEYHEDISQAERTDVDELSTLATTQPLHPRLFTIKNEKLTGLDLLIKAFARMDKFAFALAVGSASGLAIFVSTFWLILTGVDSRDPNFNLLGQYFIGYTVSLSGTLIGLGYCFLWGFIFGWLYAYLRNLSISVYLHRVKRQAESRSFKDFLDYI